The nucleotide sequence GCCCGCACCTCCAAcaacctagagagagagagagagagagagagagagggggggggggagaaagaaagagagaggaaaacggAAACAAAAAAGTAGTCATAGTGTtaaagaaagggaaaaaaacatacaagtgaatgaatgaattgagAGAAAGCATTGATTGACTgatgtacagacagacagatgaaggAACGTGTAGAtaactcctcccccttcctgagTCCAGGTGCAGGAGCACTACAGCGGCATGCCCGTCTACGTGATGGCCAACGGCATCCTAGAAGACCCGGCGCGTTTCAAGGACAGTCTGAGAGTCTACTACCTCTACAACTACATCAACAAAGCCCTGAAAGGTGGAGCTCTAAGAGCTGCtgcacactctgaacacagacTGGAACTGAATGTCATTATgcttgtgttctgagtataaaacaGTTATATTATAACACCTGTGATTTGAGAGTAATTTCTTGCGGTATATTTGTGAGTTCCAATGCAACAGGTTTGTGGTTTGATCCCCATCTTCACCCACCTGTTGCATAAACCTGCTCTACCCCTCTGCTATTCTGGTCACTCTTGCTAGTTTTTCTACATTAATGATTAGACAGACAAAGCTCACTGACTCCTGTAATCGTCAGCTGACTAATCACACACATGCGGACACACGCACTTGGACACAACCACGCATACACTTTAAATTCCCTGTATGTTAAAAGTCCACTAGATGGCAATATTTCTCTACACTTCAACAGCACAGCACCTGAAGGGCTACTTCGCCTTCGCCTACGCCCTCAACGACCAGCGAGACCCAGGCTTCGGCCTGTATGGCCACGTCCAGGACGAGCCCATCGTCAAGGCCTCGCTGTCCCACTACCGCAACATCATCCAGCACCACGGCTTCCCAGAGGAGGGGGCCCCGGCCCAGCAGTGCCCCAGccagcccccaccctgcctGGGCTGCCAAGTCCTCACCAAGAGGCCCGTGGTGGGCTTCCTCTCTCTGGTGGGCTCTGGAGTCCTGCTCACACTGGGGCTCATTATCTACTACGCAGCCAAGAGACACAAACCCTATTATTAACACTTAGGATTGGATGAGGATTGTTTATTGTACTGTTATATGTTATAGATATATGCTGTAGATATGTGTTTTGCCCCTTATAAGTGCTTACAGAGCCCACTTTGCTAACCCTTCTCCATGAACAGTGTACTTGTTCATATACAAACTTACCTTCTCAGAGTTTAGAGCTCTGGATTCATATAAAGTTCCATTGTCCACTCTAGGCCACCTATTAAAATGTCACAAGGAAAAAGCACAGAGCAAAACAGTATAACATCTACCAGTAGacctataaaaaaaataaaaaatgtttcatATGAAACAATTATGTCCACAAATTTGAAAGGAAACAGGCAGGAGTCAGACAGTAGTTTGTCAACAAGCCTTTACGACACCATTTCACTAATTGTCTCGAATAGGGGTGTACAGCATGGCAATGATACATACTTACAATACACCCCACTTACTGCACTGGGTATAAAATACATAAACAATGGTGAAAATGTTATTCTCTGGTAATGGTTTGTCTTATGTAAATTATTAATAAATGTGGATTGGACTGTGACTGTCAAATGATTTGTGCTAACATGCCCATATTACTAGTGATCTGTCCCGTTTTACAGGTGAACATATTGCTAACATGGTATCTCACTATAATGTACTATTTATTTGGATATTTCATTGGCCACTTGTTGTTATAATTGGTGGTAATACTGTCAAAAAAGTTTTAACAGTAATACCGTTTTTTGTTACTTTCAACTTGTCATGTTGAAATATGACAATAATATCAATGTGTTTAGAATATATTTTTCATCCAAAGTCAAATGATTTGTGCTAACATGCCCATATTACTAGTGATCTGTCCCGTTGAACAGGTGCACATATTGTTAACATGGTATCTCACTAAAATGTACAATGTATTTGGATCCAGAACAGAAAGCACATTagtatgtaaatatatatataggacAGAAGAGTTATGGTTCAGTCAGGACACACATTGATTTAATCAATCATTGCAATTAAAACAGTTttggttttacatttagtcatttagcagacgctcttatccagagtgagtTTTATTTAGGATGGAAAACTCCATGCCTTGGAGCAGCTAGTACAAGCACAACAAACAGCTTTAGCACCTGTTACAGTTATGTACTATGTAGCTATGTACTTAGTTTTACAGTATGGAATACCATAACAAGGGAAGGAGCACAGGATAGAAATCCCCTGGTGGACAGacaatcaaatcaaactttGTGCTTAGTTCTTACATAAACATTTAACATCGACAGTTAATCTAATTCTCTGAAAAGGGGGTGCACAGCAGACTATTAACTGGAATAGAGGATTTAGGCATGACACTTTTTCTTTTCAATGTCAAGAGAAGTGTACAGactgcaacaattaagtcaatTAAAAGAttaacaaacaaataaaataaattgtatAAATTACAAGACTTTCATGGGGAATATTAGTTGTTGACAAAGGACTCCTACACCCTATGTATTTTCTTTCGGAAAGCAACATCTTCAACCATACCACAAGATGTCTTTTCATTTCTTCCTGAGAATGTAGCAATGCAATATAATTGTAGTATGATTAAGGACAGACATTATATTACAGCTACAGATACAGTACATTGATGTAAGAAAAAAATATCATGATATTATGTATAGATTAAACAGTTTTGAACTACTGTCTCTAAATGCATTATAAAATAAATgtcattatactttcacataaaATCGAGATTTTTTGACTTTTGGAAATCAAGACATCAATAAAGAACACATTTTGAGTATCTGGCAAAGAAAAAACTGcaccatttaacccttgtgctgccttcgggtcacatgacccaaaggttcataacgaaccatcgttgtgtttacccaattttaccaaacaaaaaacaaataaaaataattgtattttaaccttcgcaatgtggagggtctgagacaggccgacggttaaaagaaaatgcttcactttgtttttgtatgcagtaaagttgtcgcaatacgacggtgggtcacaatgactgatgggtcagaatgacccgaagataacacaagggttaaaaacctTTACATTATTCTTTGCCCTTTGGCTTTCCAGAGCTATTTTACTTTTTACTTTTCATTTATTCCTTATGCTTTCTGTGGTATTGTGCATACAGTACATTTTAACAAAGAACTCTAATATCACTATgcaacaatcacacacaaaacacttaCATGTGTTTGGACTTTTCCTACATGTAATGTAGTATTTACAAGTAAAAACTGGCAAAAATGACAATTTTAAATTAGTCAAGTCTTTTAGAAGTGATACCTTCTGAATAGTAGAGCAGTCACGCAAGTCAGGAATAATGAATGAGGCAAAGACTAAAATGGTTGTTGACCTTCACCCTTATACAGTACTTTACTGTTGTTTGCCCCGCCTCTCAAAGAGTCAGCTGATTTCAGAGAAGGATACCCGATTTTTCTGTAAACCAGGTGTTTTCTGTAGTGGCCGGCTATGGCCAGCTGGGGGCGCACTGATTAGATGTTGTTATGAgatgtgtggagaggagagaataaAAGTTGTGCAGTTGCATCCTGACGGTTGTGTCCTTTCCTTGAGTAGCCTACCGAGTACAGAGGAAAAATACGCTTTCCACTATTGTGGTTGGCCCCCCAaaataccaaatctcactccaaggtttttggagaagttggcagccctgtgcaTATACTGTAACGTTTTACATATTTTACAGTTAGTTTTTCTTTGCTCTTACAGTGTCCACCACAACCAGGATTGTACTCGTGGGGAAGACTGGTGCTGGCAAAAGCTCctcaggaaacaccatcctgggcaggAAAGCCTTCAGAGATGCCAAGTCAAGCTGCTCTGTGACTAAGGAGTGTTGTAAAGAGACTGAGGTGGTGGCTGGTAGACAGGTGGTGGTAGTGGACACACCTGGCATATTTGATACAGATCTATCTGACCAATATTTAGAGATGGAGGTCAGTAAATGCATCAACATGACATCTCCAGGTCCTCATGCAATTGTACTGGTCATAAACCTGGGACCTTTCACAAAGGAAGAGCAGCTTACAGTACATAGAATCAGGGAATTGTTTGGTGATAAATCTGACAGGTACATGATGATCCTCTTCACTCATGGCGATGAGCTAGATGAGGGCATTGAAGACTATTTGAATGAGGAACAGAAAGACCTGAAGCTCCTAGTTGAGCAGTGTGGTGGAAGGTACCATGTGTTTAACAACACTAAGATGGATGAGAGAAACCAGGTTCTAGATCTTATAGAGAAGATTGACCGAATGGTAGAAGTGAATGGTCAAAGCTACTACACCAATGACATGTACCAGGAGGTTGAGGAGAAGCTTgttgagaaggaggaagagctaAAGGGTCAATATCTTAAGAAACAACTTGAGTTAGAGGCTGAACTTCCACCCGTCTACCAAGAGATAAGTCAGAAGGTAAGGGGGACAATGGAAGCGTTTGAGCAGGCAATGAAAATGTTTCAAATACATCTTAAAGACTTAGAACTCATAGAGCAAAACAAAATCAGGAGAATCATTGAGCCCTTACGTTACTTTGATAGAAAGTTAAGGGCTGtaagggaggaggcagagcaaACATTTCAAGAAATGGCCACAAGTTTGTGTAAAAAGTTGCAGAACAAGGCTCCACAATAAAATTAACAATGTATGTAACAACTGTAACAATGTAGGTCACTGGACAACAGAAAACCAAAGAAAATATAACATCTGAGAGTACCaaagcacacaagcacaaaaaTAATAACATAACCAGTACTCCAAATATGACAGGTTGGATTGTCCAGTAATCAGTTTAATAGATTTGGAgaaaagagtgtgagagagatgtgatATTCCTTGGTTCTGTGGGTGTAGTGTTCCAGGTATATCCTGATCAATAGGAACAGGCTGACTGCCCAAGGACACTTTTGAGATGTGGTATTTTACAGACCCCTAGGTAGGAGCTCTGGTAGATGAGTTTTGTTAAATGAATTCATTGAGCGGAAGGAGCAGACCATGACATTTGTATGtacatttgtatgtatgtgATTTGTTTCAAATAACTGACCTTTGGGTTGACTGGGAACAATATTGTTAGATTTTTCTCTAGCATTGACAGGAACCTATACAATGTATTTTTCATTAGCACTGCATTATGACGGCTTGATTCATCCTTTAAATGTCACTGCCTTTATAtgccattaacccttgtgttatcttcgggtcattctgacccatcagtcattgtgacccaccgtcgtattgcgacagatttaccgcatacaaagacaaagtgaagcattttcttttaaccgttgggctgtctcagaccccccacattgcaaaggttaaaagaaaattattttaatttgtttttgtattgggtaaaattgggtaaacacaacgatggttcgttatgaacctttgggtcatgtgacccgaaggcagcacgagggttaaggtgcATATACTTCCTTTCTCTGATACCGTGGACTGCTTTACTCCCAAAACTTTCTGTTCAGTTTCTTTttttatgtactgtattttttacattgtcattttacttgtacattgttttgatgtaTAACCTATATTTTCATAATGCAGCAAGAATGACGCCCTgactgtaaattatattatatattatattcaTTTTTTGTTATGTGTATTTTGTTTGAGATATTTAGCTGCTTAGATAAATGAATGAAAATGTGGAGATGAAGATGTGAAGATTTATAGTAATTATGAGATCAATCTTGTGTAAATCTTTGGAACGGTGTCATTACCAGGACTTGTATGTAAGCAAAGGCCAGACAAGTCTTAGTTTTAGTTATGATTTGTGGCATGAGAATATACAGATTTACTAATACGATATACAGCAGGAAGCTGAAGGAAAATGGCATGTGTTTCTTTATATCAATATAGTCAATATTCTCACACTGGGAATAAAGACAATTACGTTGACACCCTCGAATTATTGTATTAATATGTATATTAGGATCATATATGGTGACACATTTCTAATATCTCATATGAGACTATCTATAGTTAAAGGAAATATAAAACATGCACATTAGatgtatattgtatattttaaTGTCTAGCAATATCCATTTAAAGAGCAATCAAGGAGGTAGGCATAGATATATATgttggagggaaaaaaagatgAAACACCCACAAAATTATAGATGAGATGTTACAcaataagaaaagaaaaacttaAAGCATAATTCTTTTTATGTACCCCATGTACCCCACATTGTTAACATATTGTATTCAGAATCTGATACTTTAAAAGAAAGTCTTCAGAAAGAAAAATTATACGTTACCTTAATGCTACATTTATTCATAGTTCCCATCATACTTAATACATACATAACAATACAATGAAAGATTGTATCATATATTAGATTATGGGTTTTATGCACTTCATATACATTAAGTTTAACATTTTGACACAAAGTATTTCAGTTTTAGACACACAGAGCAAAACAAAATCAAGAGAATTATTGAGCACTTACGTACACAAATCAAGGTTGAGTGAATAACCCTCTCTTGGCACACGAGTGACCTTATGATTTTAATACATACATGAAAATGATCTGATGAAGATTGTCAcaagacatatatatatatttacagtaaGAGCAAAGTCGTTACATATACAGAGTTCTATCATTTGTTTtcaaagaacaaaacaaaacaaaaaacagtttTAACAGAGAGAGGTAAATGATGTCAATATAAAAGAGGAGTAGGCCTAGTTAAATTCTTTATAGACCTTTTTTGGAACATAAACAATAACAGATCAGTTAAGAACGCAAGGCCCTGAACTACATCCGGCTAGCGCGTTTCAATGTCTTGTCATTGACAGATCATGGACAAGAGAAAAGGGAAGATCACTTGTTACTAGGAGCCCGATACCAAGAAGTTGAAGTAGCAAGGTGAACACATGTTACAAATGTTACAAAAAATTGATGGTTACAAACTGTAAAATGCATGTAAAAAGTAGGATGTTGTCTGTTTTAACCCGTTTAGTTTGCTTATGAAGAAACGCTTGCTTGTTGGCTACTTGACTATTCATTTgtgcaataaaatgtttttagtttttaacAGTGCTcttaatgtctgtgtgtgcgtgtgtgtggggggtggggctttAATTATTTGcatgcacccccctcctctcccccttgcaCTTACTCCACTCACAGCATCACCCACACAACCAACCACCcacagcaccacccacagcaccacccacagcaccacccacagcacCACCTACAGTccaacc is from Osmerus eperlanus chromosome 27, fOsmEpe2.1, whole genome shotgun sequence and encodes:
- the LOC134013509 gene encoding GTPase IMAP family member 9-like, with the translated sequence MARQRLLIGPMTMEVELQQRMRRHIDMYFSIVRRSACWESLVQEHYSGMPVYVMANGILEDPARFKDSLRVYYLYNYINKALKAQHLKGYFAFAYALNDQRDPGFGLYGHVQDEPIVKASLSHYRNIIQHHGFPEEGAPAQQCPSQPPPCLGCQVLTKRPVVGFLSLFFFALTVSTTTRIVLVGKTGAGKSSSGNTILGRKAFRDAKSSCSVTKECCKETEVVAGRQVVVVDTPGIFDTDLSDQYLEMEVSKCINMTSPGPHAIVLVINLGPFTKEEQLTVHRIRELFGDKSDRYMMILFTHGDELDEGIEDYLNEEQKDLKLLVEQCGGRYHVFNNTKMDERNQVLDLIEKIDRMVEVNGQSYYTNDMYQEVEEKLVEKEEELKGQYLKKQLELEAELPPVYQEISQKVRGTMEAFEQCSRYILINRNRLTAQGHF